The window TACAAATGCAAAACCTGTTCAAGCAGGTGTTAAATTCAAAGCGACCAATGAGCAAATTTATCGTTGTTGTTTATGGAGTCGTTTGGCTTCTAGATTTGTACGTGTCCTTTCTGAATTCACTTGTATGGACGACATGGATTTGTACCTATCAACCACCGCGGTTAACTGGGTAAATCAATTCCATAGCTCTAAGCGTTTTGTTGTTGACTTTAACGGTACAAACAACGAAATCCGTAATAGCCAATACGGTGCGATGAAAGTAAAAGATGCCGTTGTTGATAGCTTTGAGAAAAAGTCTTTACCTCGTCCGTCTATCAGCAAAGAAAATCCAGATATTCGTATTCACGTTCGTTTACATCGTGATAAAGCGATTCTTGGTGTTGATATGGTAGGTAGCGGTCTTCACCAACGTGGTTACCGCCCAGAATCAGGCCGCGCACCATTGCGTGAAACTCTTGCTGCAGCGATTCTTCTTCGTAGTGGCTGGGATGCGACTAAGCCTTTCCTAGACCCAATGTGTGGTTCGGGTACGTTAGTGATTGAAGCGGCAATGATGGCAGCGAACATGGCTCCAGGTGTCAAACGCCAGAAGTGGTGTTTTGAATCACTAGAAGATTTTGAACCAGAACTGTGGGCTGAAGTGAAAGCTGAAGCGAACGTTCAAGGTCGTCGTGGCGTTAAGAAAGTAGAATGTAAGTTCTATGGCTACGACAATGACGAGCGCATGATCAAAACAGCGCGCGACAATGCTCGTCGTGCTGGTGTTGAAGAGCTGATTGAATTCGAAGTAGGCGATGCTGCAAAGCTTAAGCGTCCTACAGAGTTTGTTGATGGTGTGATTGTTTCTAACCCACCTTATGGTGAGCGTCTTGGCACAGAACCGGGTTTGATTGCACTTTACACGGCATTCGGTGCACAACTTAAAGCGGAATTTGGCGGTTGTAACGCGTCTATCTTCTCTAGTTCAGACGAACTGCTTAGCTGCTTACGTATGCGTGCAGACAAACAGTTCAAATTGAATAATGGTGCGTTACCGTGTCACCAAAAGAATTACTCAATCTCAGATCGTCCGATGTCAGAGCGTCCAACGGGTGAACAAGAGCAACTTATTGCCCCAGACTTCGCAAACCGTCTTAAAAAGAACATCGGTAAAATTGGCAAGTGGGCTAAGAAAGAGCAATTGGATTGTTACCGTATCTACGATGCGGACTTACCAGAATACAATGTAGCGATTGACGTATACCCAGGTCACCTAGTGATTCAAGAATACGCAGCACCTAAAGATGTACCGGAAGAGAAAGCAAAACGTCGCTTAACCGATATCATCCGTGCTTCTATTCAAGTAACTGGCGTTGAAGCAAACAACGTGGTTCTTAAGGTTCGTCAGAAGCAGAAAGGCCGTTCTCAATATCAAAAAATGGCTCAAGACTCCTCTAACCTAGAAGTGAACGAATACGGCGTTAAGCTGATTGTTAATCTTCATGACTACTTAGATACAGGCTTGTTCCTAGATCATAAGATCACTCGTCGTCGTATCGGTGAAATGGCTGCAGGTAAAGATTTCCTTAACTTGTTTGCTTACACAGGCAGTGCATCTGTTCATGCTGCTGTGGGTGGCGCACGCTCTACAACAACCGTTGATATGTCTAATACCTACCTTGAGTGGGCAAAGCAGAACATGGAGCTTAATGGCCGTGTTGGTCGTCAACATCAGTTTGTTCAAGCTGACTGCTTACAGTGGTTGGTTAAAGAGCAGGGTTCTTACGACCTGATCTTCATCGATCCACCAACGTTCTCAAACTCTAAACGTATGGATCAATCTTTTGATGTTCAGCGTGATCACATTCAATTGATGGAAAACCTAAAGCGTCTTCTTCGTGAAGAAGGCACGATTGTGTTCTCTAACAACAAGCGTCACTTCAAAATGGATGTAGAAGGCCTAGAAGAGTTAGGTCTCAAAGCTCAGAACATCTCAGCTAAAACACTTCCATTGGACTTCTCTCGTAACAAGCACATTCATAACTGCTGGTTGATTACACATAAGTAATTAAGAGATTGTATAAGGATATAGCGTGCTGACTCTCTACAGTACAGAAGGGTGCCATCTATGTGAGATGGCATTCAAACTCACGGAACAGTTAAACATTAGCCATCACGTCAACGTTGTCGACATTGCATTTGATGATGAGCTCTTTTCCCGTTACGGGGTCACTATTCCGGTGCTCAAATTTGAAAGCTCTGACTTTTCTCAAAGCTCAGAGCTTAACTGGCCATTTGGCTTGTTAGAACTTAATGATTGGTTAAAAAAGAATGGCATTACTTACAATTCATAACGGGCAATTAGCGTTTGGCGATCACCCGTTATTAGATCGTGCGGACTTTGCACTGCAAGAAAACGAACGTGTGTGTTTAGTAGGGCGCAATGGCGCGGGTAAGTCGACATTGATGAAGATCCTGTCAGGGAACATCATCATGGACGACGGTAAGATGCAAATCACACAAGATGTGGTTGTGTCTCGCCTTGAGCAAGATCCACCACGTAATGAAGAAGGCACCGTTTATGATTACGTTGCTGGTGGCCTAGCGGAAATTGGCGAACAGTTGAAGATCTACCATGATCTTTTGGATCTCATTGGTACTGACCCTAGCGAAAAGAACTTAAATCGTCTTACTCGTGTACAAGAGCAGTTGGATCATGCCAACGCATGGCGTTTCGAAGATCGCGTAAGTAACGTAATGGCGGCGCTTAAACTCACTGCTGAAACAAAACTGACCGATTTGTCTGGTGGTTGGCAACGTAAAGCGGCGCTTGCTCGTGCGCTTGTATGTGACCCAGACGTGCTTCTACTCGACGAACCGACTAACCACCTAGATGTTGCGACAATTGAATGGTTAGAAGGCTTCCTGAAAGACTTCCGTGGTTCAATCATCTTTATCTCGCATGACCGTGCTTTCATCAAGTCAATGGCAACTCGCATTGTTGATCTTGATCGCGGCAAGCTAAGCTCGTTCCCTGGTGATTACGAAAACTACTTGCTAGAGAAAGAAGAAGCCTTACGTGTCGAAGAGATGCAGAACGCTGAATTTGATAAAAAGCTTGCTCAAGAAGAAGTGTGGATTCGTCAGGGCATTAAAGCTCGTCGAACGCGTAACGAAGGCCGTGTACGTGCACTTAAGAAGTTGCGTGAAGAGCGCATCAATCGTCGTGAAGTGCAGGGTAAAGCGGTTATTCAGATCGATGATGGTCAACGTTCAGGCAAGATTGTATTTGAAGCAGAGAATCTTAACTTTGGCTTTGAAGGCAAAGAGATTGTTAAAGATTTCAGCTTCAACATTATGCGTGGTGATCGTATTGCTCTGATCGGCCCTAATGGCTGTGGTAAGAGTACCGTACTTAAACTGCTGCTTGATCAGCTGAAGCCCGATTCAGGCCGTCTGCATTGTGGTACTAAACTTGAAGTGGCTTACTTCGACCAATACCGTGAAATCCTAGACCCTGAGAAGTCAGTAATTGACAATCTGGCGGATGGTAAGCAAGAAGTGACAGTAGGCGGCCGTGAGCGCCATGCACTGAGCTACCTACAAGATTTCTTGTTCTCTCCTAAACGTGCTCGCACTCCAGTGAAGGCATTGTCTGGTGGTGAGAAAAACCGTTTGTTATTAGCTCGTATTTTCCTTAAATCGAATAACTTATTGATTCTCGATGAGCCAACCAACGATCTAGATATCGAAACTTTGGAACTTTTAGAAGATTTGCTTGCCAACTATCAGGGTACGCTTCTTTTAGTGAGCCACGATCGACAGTTTGTTGATAACACGGTTATGACAAGTTGGATTTTTGAAGGCAACGGCGTTGTTGAAGAATTTGTTGGTGGTTACCACGATGCTCAGCAACAAAGAAAGCAGGCTATAGAGTACCGACAGGTTGAAAAGCCATCAAAGCCAGAGAAAGTAGTTGAGGAAACTCCCAAAACTGCGCCAGTTAAGGCTAAAGCTAAGAAGTTATCGTATAAGCTACAACGAGAACTCGAAGCGCTACCTTTGCGTTTGGAAGAATTGGAAACTCAAATTGAAACTCTTCAGGAAGAAGTCAACGATCCTAGCTTCTTTTCAAAATCTGTAGAGCAGACACAACCAGTATTAGATAAGCTATCTGCAGCAGAGCAGGAGCTTGAAGTTGCTTTCGAGCGCTGGGAAGAGCTCGAGGCACTACAACAGGAAAGTTAAGAAGTAATCATGACTTGTAATAAATTTAAATTAACAACAGTTGCAGCCTTAGTTTTGGCTGCAACTAACGCGAATGCTGCACTGTACAAGGTAGTTGAAGTCGCGGCTCCTAGCTCTATTGTCGGAGCTTCTGAAACGTTTGGTGTCGCGATTCAACCAGCGGCGGTTACCGGAACTGAAAGTTGTTTTACCACCGGTACTATTGGTGGTGTCGCTTGTGATAGCTTTAAGCTAGCAGGTGAAACACGTAATTCAGTTGAAGCTATTAGTTACCGTGAAGAAGTTCCTTTCGCTATGGACGCGGTCTTCCAATATTTACAAGAGTTCGATGACTTCAAAAACTATTGTAACCGTGAACTAAGATATTCCACATGTGAAAGCTGGGCGAAAACTCGCTGGGAAGATACTTGGGCTAAGGAAAGAAATAACCTGAGTTATGTAAATGCAAAGGCATTTATAGAAGGCGGGGCAATACTCGATACTCGCAATACAGTGATCAACTCTCTAGATAAAGATGCCAACCCACTAGGTGTTAAGTCTGAGG is drawn from Vibrio sp. SNU_ST1 and contains these coding sequences:
- the rlmKL gene encoding bifunctional 23S rRNA (guanine(2069)-N(7))-methyltransferase RlmK/23S rRNA (guanine(2445)-N(2))-methyltransferase RlmL, producing the protein MNQYLAVTSNGLENLLVEELTQLGITNAKPVQAGVKFKATNEQIYRCCLWSRLASRFVRVLSEFTCMDDMDLYLSTTAVNWVNQFHSSKRFVVDFNGTNNEIRNSQYGAMKVKDAVVDSFEKKSLPRPSISKENPDIRIHVRLHRDKAILGVDMVGSGLHQRGYRPESGRAPLRETLAAAILLRSGWDATKPFLDPMCGSGTLVIEAAMMAANMAPGVKRQKWCFESLEDFEPELWAEVKAEANVQGRRGVKKVECKFYGYDNDERMIKTARDNARRAGVEELIEFEVGDAAKLKRPTEFVDGVIVSNPPYGERLGTEPGLIALYTAFGAQLKAEFGGCNASIFSSSDELLSCLRMRADKQFKLNNGALPCHQKNYSISDRPMSERPTGEQEQLIAPDFANRLKKNIGKIGKWAKKEQLDCYRIYDADLPEYNVAIDVYPGHLVIQEYAAPKDVPEEKAKRRLTDIIRASIQVTGVEANNVVLKVRQKQKGRSQYQKMAQDSSNLEVNEYGVKLIVNLHDYLDTGLFLDHKITRRRIGEMAAGKDFLNLFAYTGSASVHAAVGGARSTTTVDMSNTYLEWAKQNMELNGRVGRQHQFVQADCLQWLVKEQGSYDLIFIDPPTFSNSKRMDQSFDVQRDHIQLMENLKRLLREEGTIVFSNNKRHFKMDVEGLEELGLKAQNISAKTLPLDFSRNKHIHNCWLITHK
- a CDS encoding glutaredoxin family protein — encoded protein: MAFKLTEQLNISHHVNVVDIAFDDELFSRYGVTIPVLKFESSDFSQSSELNWPFGLLELNDWLKKNGITYNS
- a CDS encoding ABC transporter ATP-binding protein, which codes for MALLTIHNGQLAFGDHPLLDRADFALQENERVCLVGRNGAGKSTLMKILSGNIIMDDGKMQITQDVVVSRLEQDPPRNEEGTVYDYVAGGLAEIGEQLKIYHDLLDLIGTDPSEKNLNRLTRVQEQLDHANAWRFEDRVSNVMAALKLTAETKLTDLSGGWQRKAALARALVCDPDVLLLDEPTNHLDVATIEWLEGFLKDFRGSIIFISHDRAFIKSMATRIVDLDRGKLSSFPGDYENYLLEKEEALRVEEMQNAEFDKKLAQEEVWIRQGIKARRTRNEGRVRALKKLREERINRREVQGKAVIQIDDGQRSGKIVFEAENLNFGFEGKEIVKDFSFNIMRGDRIALIGPNGCGKSTVLKLLLDQLKPDSGRLHCGTKLEVAYFDQYREILDPEKSVIDNLADGKQEVTVGGRERHALSYLQDFLFSPKRARTPVKALSGGEKNRLLLARIFLKSNNLLILDEPTNDLDIETLELLEDLLANYQGTLLLVSHDRQFVDNTVMTSWIFEGNGVVEEFVGGYHDAQQQRKQAIEYRQVEKPSKPEKVVEETPKTAPVKAKAKKLSYKLQRELEALPLRLEELETQIETLQEEVNDPSFFSKSVEQTQPVLDKLSAAEQELEVAFERWEELEALQQES